One part of the Methanococcoides sp. AM1 genome encodes these proteins:
- the alaXM gene encoding alanyl-tRNA editing protein AlaXM, whose protein sequence is MEALYLKDCYIKEFEATVMSVKDDKFVVLDRTAFYPKSGGQPHDTGVLINEGKEYKVVFVGKFDKQISHEVSEPGLKEGDKVKGIIDWDRRTLFMNYHTASHILSAIIHNETGAKISGNQIAEDKTRVDFNLENFDRELIGSYEAKVNEVIDRVLDVKIDILPREEALTIPSVVKLKDAFPPEIEEIRVIRIPDVDDQACGGTHVKNTGEIPHIEIFKAENKGKNNRRIYFRFT, encoded by the coding sequence ATGGAAGCACTTTATCTGAAAGACTGTTACATCAAAGAATTCGAAGCTACTGTCATGAGTGTGAAGGATGACAAATTCGTGGTCCTTGACAGAACTGCATTCTATCCAAAATCCGGTGGCCAGCCACATGATACCGGAGTTCTGATCAATGAGGGGAAGGAATACAAAGTTGTCTTCGTCGGGAAGTTCGACAAGCAGATCAGCCATGAGGTCAGTGAACCGGGACTAAAAGAGGGAGATAAGGTAAAGGGCATCATCGACTGGGACAGGCGTACCCTGTTCATGAACTACCATACCGCATCCCACATCCTCAGTGCCATCATACACAATGAGACCGGTGCGAAGATCTCAGGAAACCAGATCGCAGAAGATAAGACACGTGTGGATTTCAATCTGGAGAACTTCGACAGGGAGCTGATCGGCTCATACGAAGCAAAGGTCAACGAAGTGATCGACAGAGTACTGGATGTAAAAATAGACATCCTTCCAAGAGAAGAAGCACTTACAATACCTTCTGTGGTCAAGCTCAAGGATGCTTTCCCCCCGGAGATAGAGGAAATACGTGTTATCAGGATCCCTGATGTTGATGACCAGGCATGTGGTGGAACACATGTAAAAAATACAGGAGAGATCCCACACATCGAGATCTTCAAGGCAGAGAACAAAGGGAAGAACAACAGGCGAATCTATTTTAGATTTACCTGA
- the ccsA gene encoding cytochrome c biogenesis protein CcsA, with amino-acid sequence MNFGMILIWIAFILGTVSTIYSVIHLRTNSAHAGSLSRNLELGCAAVITLAILMLTYYLLTVSASYVYVYMHSSIDLEFVYRLSALWAGQEGSFLLWTWFTLLMLLAMQYTGHTKELSDTRLMNITRAICLCIVTVFLMLLVLKNPFSMYYGDVGAYVEISNWNPFVSAYPLVDGQGMNPLLRNPWMAVHPPVLFLGYAAFTLPFAAALATLLIDDERWVKISRDWMRMAWLFLTAGIGLGGFWAYEVLGWGAWYWTWDPVETSSLIPWITATAYLHSQTRVKHGEYRFLAPMLAVASFILVIFATFVTRSGMWVSVHSWQDFTLEGMIIAIFLLVLLGSSLVLLVRRYFEENED; translated from the coding sequence ATGAACTTTGGAATGATCCTCATATGGATAGCCTTTATCCTGGGCACCGTCTCAACGATATATTCCGTCATCCACCTGCGTACAAATAGTGCTCATGCCGGTTCACTTTCCAGAAACCTTGAGCTTGGTTGTGCCGCAGTCATCACACTAGCAATTCTGATGCTTACCTACTATCTGCTCACGGTATCAGCATCCTATGTTTATGTTTATATGCATTCAAGCATCGACCTTGAATTTGTCTATCGTCTTTCCGCATTGTGGGCAGGTCAGGAAGGCTCGTTCCTGCTCTGGACATGGTTCACCCTGCTGATGCTTCTGGCAATGCAGTATACAGGGCACACAAAAGAGCTGTCCGACACAAGGCTAATGAACATCACGCGTGCAATATGCCTGTGCATCGTTACAGTTTTCCTTATGTTGCTGGTATTGAAGAACCCGTTCTCCATGTATTACGGAGATGTGGGCGCATACGTCGAAATTTCCAACTGGAATCCATTTGTATCAGCATACCCGCTTGTGGACGGGCAGGGTATGAACCCGCTTCTGAGAAACCCCTGGATGGCAGTCCATCCTCCGGTACTGTTCCTTGGATATGCAGCTTTCACCCTTCCATTTGCAGCTGCTCTTGCTACTCTCCTCATCGATGATGAGAGGTGGGTAAAGATCTCGCGTGACTGGATGAGAATGGCATGGCTTTTCCTTACAGCAGGTATTGGCCTTGGCGGCTTTTGGGCATACGAGGTCCTTGGATGGGGTGCATGGTACTGGACATGGGACCCTGTGGAGACATCATCATTGATCCCATGGATAACTGCGACTGCTTACTTGCATTCTCAGACAAGGGTCAAACATGGTGAATACAGATTCCTTGCACCGATGCTTGCAGTGGCATCTTTCATACTGGTCATATTCGCAACATTCGTTACCCGCAGCGGGATGTGGGTCTCGGTCCACTCCTGGCAGGACTTCACCCTCGAAGGTATGATCATCGCGATCTTCCTGCTGGTACTGCTTGGTTCAAGTCTTGTACTGCTTGTAAGGAGATACTTCGAGGAAAATGAAGATTAA
- a CDS encoding rubrerythrin family protein, whose protein sequence is MSTIENLNEAFAGESMANRKYLAFAKMADKEGFAKIAKLFRAAAYAETVHAHNHLRVLGEVKSTEENLQEAIAGETMEFNEMYPAFIEEAEKEGNKKAVRSFDLANQVEKVHAELYQKALDDMDDNEDADYYVCEVCGYTVEGEAPERCPVCGAVHSKFSKVE, encoded by the coding sequence ATGAGTACCATCGAAAATCTAAATGAAGCGTTTGCCGGTGAATCAATGGCAAACAGGAAGTACCTTGCTTTTGCAAAAATGGCTGATAAAGAGGGTTTCGCGAAGATCGCCAAACTATTCCGGGCTGCAGCATATGCAGAAACAGTACATGCTCACAATCACCTGAGGGTACTGGGAGAGGTAAAAAGCACTGAGGAGAACCTTCAGGAAGCAATAGCCGGTGAAACCATGGAATTCAACGAGATGTACCCTGCCTTCATCGAGGAAGCAGAAAAGGAAGGCAACAAGAAGGCTGTACGCAGCTTTGATCTTGCAAACCAGGTCGAAAAGGTCCATGCTGAGCTTTACCAGAAAGCACTGGACGACATGGATGATAATGAAGATGCAGATTACTATGTCTGTGAGGTCTGTGGTTATACCGTGGAAGGCGAAGCGCCAGAAAGGTGTCCTGTCTGTGGTGCTGTTCATTCAAAGTTCAGCAAGGTGGAGTGA
- a CDS encoding CDP-2,3-bis-(O-geranylgeranyl)-sn-glycerol synthase, with translation MVLAIWLMLPAYLPNPFAAVFGGGRPIDGGKTMSDGRRILGDGKTFRGFFAGLICGTLAGLLQMRLIESYPVILGAQLPTFGTGGLNSTIVVFALAFGSLFGDMFMSFFKRRMGLKRGAPLPVVDQLDFVMGALLFAYLASPYWFSEQFTFTIILVILIITPLLHLVTNVIGYFMGVKKEPW, from the coding sequence ATTGTTCTTGCAATATGGTTAATGCTTCCTGCATATCTTCCGAATCCTTTTGCAGCTGTCTTTGGAGGCGGCAGGCCTATCGACGGAGGAAAAACAATGTCTGATGGCAGGCGCATCCTTGGAGATGGAAAGACCTTCCGTGGTTTCTTTGCAGGCCTTATATGCGGTACTCTTGCAGGACTATTACAGATGCGACTGATCGAAAGCTATCCTGTAATATTGGGAGCACAACTACCAACATTCGGAACAGGTGGACTGAACTCGACCATCGTTGTATTCGCGCTTGCTTTTGGCTCCCTTTTCGGAGATATGTTCATGAGCTTCTTCAAGCGGCGTATGGGATTAAAACGCGGAGCTCCGCTACCTGTTGTAGACCAGCTTGATTTCGTCATGGGAGCACTGTTATTTGCCTACCTTGCATCCCCATACTGGTTCTCCGAACAATTCACATTCACGATCATATTAGTTATACTGATCATCACACCCCTGCTTCACCTTGTGACAAATGTTATAGGATATTTCATGGGTGTCAAGAAAGAACCATGGTAA
- the pyrE gene encoding orotate phosphoribosyltransferase, protein MTTSSNDKEEIIDALKACGAVKFGDFTLASGKKSKYYIDIKKASSDPGTLKIIAKQAASLIKAMDIDIVGGVALGGVPIATAVSLETNMPLLLIRKSAKEYGTGGRFVGDAEEGDRIILLEDVTTSGGSVLEAIGAIREAGCIIDKVITVVDREDGATENLGEIDVKLVPLVRASDLLADK, encoded by the coding sequence ATGACAACATCATCAAATGACAAAGAAGAGATTATAGATGCACTCAAAGCCTGCGGAGCTGTTAAGTTCGGGGATTTTACCCTCGCATCAGGAAAGAAGAGCAAATATTACATCGACATCAAAAAGGCCAGTTCCGACCCCGGCACATTGAAGATCATTGCAAAACAGGCAGCTTCACTGATCAAGGCAATGGACATCGATATCGTCGGAGGTGTTGCACTGGGTGGTGTCCCAATTGCCACAGCCGTATCCCTTGAGACAAACATGCCACTCCTGTTGATACGTAAATCTGCCAAAGAGTATGGTACCGGCGGAAGGTTCGTAGGTGATGCTGAAGAAGGTGACAGGATCATCCTGCTGGAAGATGTGACCACCAGTGGCGGTTCTGTCCTAGAAGCGATAGGTGCCATACGTGAAGCTGGATGCATCATTGATAAAGTGATCACCGTTGTTGACCGTGAAGATGGTGCAACAGAGAACCTCGGTGAGATCGATGTTAAGCTGGTACCTCTTGTACGTGCAAGCGATCTGCTTGCTGATAAGTGA
- the hcp gene encoding hydroxylamine reductase — MFCYQCEETMNGEGCTKNGMCGKKGEVSDLQDDLIYVLKSISFYNQKARNAKISEESTDDFMLDALFSTITNTDFRASGIQERIDRGFELQNEIRQKLLDNNALDESDLPEIATLSPENLKDRDTGILATENEDIRSLRELLIFGIKGIAAYAHHAMMLGQTNKKVNSFIEEGLVATTDDSLTDKNLVSLVLKCGEKGFDAMAALDTANTTAFGNPEPTEVNIGTRDKPGILISGHDLNDLKQLLDQTEGTGVDVYTHGEMLPANSYPEFKKYEHLVGNYGGSWWHQKQEFESFNGPILMTSNCIVPPKKTYTDRIYTTGSVGFDGVTHLVAKDGKKDFSAIIEQAKTCEPPVQLEEGTIMGGFAYNSVLSNADKIVDAVKAGKIKKFIVMAGCDGRHKDRQYYTDFAEALPKDTVILTAGCAKYRYNKLNLGDIDGIPRVLDAGQCNDSFSLVIIAQGLMARLGFIDVNEAPISYNIAWYEQKAVLVLLALLRMGIQDITLGPKLPAFVSPNVLKVLVEEFNITPNTTVEEDMERLLK, encoded by the coding sequence ATGTTCTGTTACCAGTGTGAAGAAACAATGAACGGGGAAGGCTGCACAAAGAACGGCATGTGTGGTAAAAAAGGTGAGGTCTCTGACCTTCAGGACGATCTCATCTATGTGCTTAAGAGCATTTCATTTTACAACCAGAAAGCAAGAAATGCAAAAATTTCAGAAGAAAGCACTGATGATTTTATGCTCGATGCACTGTTCTCCACCATAACGAATACCGATTTCAGAGCGAGCGGAATTCAGGAACGCATTGACAGAGGCTTCGAGCTTCAGAATGAGATCAGGCAGAAACTTCTGGACAACAATGCACTTGATGAGAGCGATCTTCCCGAGATCGCAACCTTAAGCCCGGAAAACCTCAAAGACAGGGATACCGGCATACTTGCAACAGAGAACGAAGATATCCGATCATTAAGAGAACTGCTGATCTTTGGTATCAAAGGAATTGCAGCATATGCACATCATGCCATGATGCTTGGACAGACCAATAAAAAAGTCAATTCATTCATAGAAGAGGGGCTTGTGGCAACTACGGATGACAGCCTGACCGATAAGAACCTCGTCTCACTTGTCCTGAAATGCGGGGAAAAAGGCTTTGATGCAATGGCAGCACTTGATACGGCAAATACCACTGCATTTGGAAATCCGGAACCTACAGAGGTTAATATTGGAACAAGGGACAAGCCGGGAATACTCATCAGCGGACATGACCTGAATGACCTGAAACAACTATTGGATCAGACTGAAGGGACAGGCGTCGATGTCTATACTCACGGTGAGATGCTTCCTGCAAACTCATATCCTGAATTTAAGAAATACGAACACCTTGTCGGAAACTACGGTGGATCCTGGTGGCACCAGAAACAGGAATTCGAAAGCTTCAACGGACCTATACTGATGACAAGCAACTGTATAGTCCCTCCAAAGAAAACCTACACTGACAGAATATACACTACCGGTTCTGTTGGATTTGATGGCGTCACACACCTCGTAGCTAAAGATGGTAAGAAAGATTTCTCGGCTATCATCGAGCAGGCAAAGACCTGTGAACCTCCGGTACAACTTGAAGAAGGTACCATCATGGGCGGCTTTGCTTACAACTCTGTACTATCCAATGCAGACAAGATCGTTGATGCCGTCAAAGCAGGCAAGATAAAGAAGTTCATTGTCATGGCAGGATGTGACGGTCGCCACAAGGACAGGCAGTACTACACGGATTTTGCAGAAGCACTGCCAAAGGATACTGTCATACTTACCGCAGGCTGTGCAAAATATCGTTACAATAAACTTAACCTTGGAGACATTGATGGAATTCCAAGAGTACTGGATGCAGGACAGTGTAATGATTCATTTTCACTTGTCATCATTGCACAAGGACTTATGGCCAGACTTGGATTTATAGATGTTAACGAAGCACCGATATCGTACAATATCGCATGGTACGAACAAAAAGCAGTCCTTGTGTTGCTTGCCCTCCTGAGGATGGGAATACAGGATATTACCCTTGGCCCGAAACTTCCGGCATTTGTCTCACCGAATGTACTCAAAGTACTGGTTGAGGAGTTCAACATAACACCTAACACCACAGTAGAAGAGGACATGGAGAGACTGTTAAAATAA
- a CDS encoding cupin domain-containing protein — translation MKIIELDKAPEKENPHNVLAKGLFDTEQVQVVHLELKPGESLKLHKTPMNVFFYVLEGTGIVVIGDEEETVSKDMLIESPKAIPHLLRNESDSLFRFLVVKLKE, via the coding sequence ATGAAGATCATAGAATTAGATAAAGCACCTGAGAAAGAGAACCCTCACAATGTACTTGCAAAAGGACTTTTCGACACAGAGCAAGTACAGGTCGTACACCTTGAACTTAAACCCGGAGAGTCACTTAAGTTACACAAGACACCAATGAACGTGTTCTTCTACGTTCTCGAAGGAACCGGCATTGTTGTGATCGGAGATGAGGAAGAGACTGTTTCAAAGGACATGCTCATCGAAAGCCCTAAAGCCATTCCCCACTTGCTGAGAAATGAAAGTGACAGCCTTTTCCGTTTCCTCGTTGTGAAACTGAAAGAGTGA
- the purD gene encoding phosphoribosylamine--glycine ligase, with product MNVLIVGGGGRENAIADAVARSERKPTIFSVMAKKNPGIAGLCEDVLLVKETEVEKVVEYAISKNIEVAFIGPEAPLAAGLADALEDAGIGAVGPRKDVARIEFDKAWARNFMKDNNIDGCPAFKVFSSEEGLEDYIEELGNVAIKPAGLTGGKGVKVMGDQLPDTKAAFEYSRSLLDGDNVVVEENLIGEEFTLQAFVDGKNLAFTPCVQDHKRAFENDLGPNTGGMGSYSSSDELLPFMNVDDIEPAREIMKATVKALHEATGTPFKGILYGQFILTKDGAKVIEFNARFGDPEAMNVLPLLDTDMVDVMSAVANGTLDELDVKFAHKATVCKYAVPAGYPDEPTKDKEVIVGDIGDALLFYSSVYEKDGKVYTTGSRAVAVVGIENTIDEAEKIAQNALENIIGDLHFRSDIGKPELIQRRIDHMEEIRG from the coding sequence ATGAATGTTCTAATCGTTGGTGGCGGCGGCAGAGAAAATGCTATTGCAGATGCTGTTGCAAGAAGTGAACGCAAACCCACTATTTTCTCAGTTATGGCAAAGAAGAATCCGGGAATTGCCGGCTTGTGTGAAGATGTCCTTCTGGTTAAAGAGACAGAAGTTGAAAAGGTAGTCGAGTACGCAATATCAAAGAACATAGAAGTCGCTTTTATCGGACCGGAAGCACCTCTTGCAGCCGGTCTTGCCGATGCCCTTGAGGATGCAGGGATCGGAGCGGTCGGTCCAAGGAAAGATGTCGCACGCATCGAGTTCGACAAGGCATGGGCACGCAATTTCATGAAGGACAACAACATCGATGGCTGTCCTGCATTCAAGGTGTTCTCCAGTGAAGAAGGACTTGAGGACTACATTGAGGAATTGGGCAATGTTGCCATCAAACCAGCAGGACTTACAGGCGGAAAGGGGGTCAAGGTCATGGGTGACCAGTTACCTGACACAAAGGCTGCTTTTGAATATTCAAGATCATTACTCGATGGTGACAATGTCGTTGTTGAAGAGAACCTGATCGGTGAGGAGTTCACGTTACAGGCATTTGTCGATGGAAAGAACCTTGCATTCACACCATGCGTGCAGGACCACAAGCGTGCCTTTGAGAACGACCTCGGACCAAACACCGGTGGAATGGGATCATATTCCAGCTCCGACGAGCTTCTTCCTTTCATGAACGTCGATGACATCGAACCTGCAAGGGAGATCATGAAGGCAACCGTGAAAGCTCTCCATGAAGCAACAGGCACACCATTCAAGGGAATCCTTTACGGGCAGTTCATCCTTACAAAGGACGGAGCAAAAGTCATCGAGTTCAATGCAAGATTTGGTGACCCTGAAGCAATGAACGTACTTCCACTGCTTGATACCGACATGGTTGATGTCATGTCCGCAGTTGCCAATGGAACACTTGATGAGCTGGATGTGAAGTTCGCTCACAAGGCAACCGTTTGCAAGTATGCAGTACCTGCAGGCTATCCTGACGAACCTACAAAGGACAAGGAAGTCATCGTTGGCGATATTGGCGATGCGCTATTATTCTATTCAAGCGTATATGAGAAAGACGGAAAGGTCTATACTACCGGTTCAAGGGCTGTAGCTGTTGTTGGTATCGAGAATACCATCGATGAAGCTGAGAAGATCGCCCAGAACGCACTTGAGAACATTATTGGAGACCTCCATTTCAGAAGTGATATTGGAAAGCCTGAGCTTATCCAGAGAAGAATAGACCACATGGAAGAGATCCGTGGTTAA
- the argF gene encoding ornithine carbamoyltransferase, translating to MKHLLSMTDLTSDEIIEILDMAEDLKEKRVRGKVTDLLKNKSLAMIFEKSSTRTRVSFEVAMSDLGGHSIYLNSRDIQIGRGETVSDTAQVLSRYVAGITARVNSHKTVEELAEHSQVPVINALSDLEHPCQILADFLTIREYKNSLKGLKFAWIGDGNNVCNSLILGCALVGMEIAVACPEGYEPNADIVAKGRELGGHINVTNDPQEAARDADVLYTDVWVSMGDEEEREKRLSDLADYQINSKLVGLSKHNVIVMHCLPAHRGEEISADVMEGPHSVVFDQAENRLHAQKALILKLMA from the coding sequence ATGAAACATTTACTATCAATGACCGACCTGACATCCGATGAGATCATCGAGATCCTTGATATGGCAGAAGACCTCAAGGAGAAGAGGGTACGCGGAAAGGTCACAGACCTGCTTAAGAACAAAAGCCTTGCGATGATATTCGAAAAGTCATCCACAAGAACAAGGGTTTCATTCGAGGTTGCCATGAGCGATCTTGGCGGACACTCAATTTACCTTAATTCAAGGGATATACAGATCGGACGCGGTGAAACTGTTTCAGACACTGCCCAGGTGCTTTCCCGCTATGTTGCCGGAATTACTGCAAGGGTGAACAGCCATAAGACCGTAGAGGAACTGGCTGAACATTCACAGGTGCCGGTCATTAATGCACTTTCCGACCTTGAGCACCCATGCCAGATCCTGGCAGATTTCCTTACCATCCGCGAATACAAGAACAGCCTTAAAGGATTGAAGTTCGCATGGATAGGTGACGGTAACAACGTATGTAATTCACTTATACTCGGCTGTGCTCTCGTTGGCATGGAGATCGCTGTTGCATGCCCTGAAGGATATGAACCAAATGCAGATATCGTAGCAAAGGGCAGGGAACTGGGTGGGCATATCAACGTCACGAACGATCCACAGGAAGCTGCAAGGGATGCAGATGTGTTGTATACCGATGTATGGGTATCCATGGGCGATGAGGAAGAGAGGGAAAAAAGGCTAAGCGACCTTGCAGACTATCAGATCAATTCCAAACTGGTTGGCCTCTCAAAACACAATGTGATCGTAATGCACTGTCTTCCTGCACATAGAGGCGAGGAGATCTCAGCAGATGTCATGGAAGGACCACATTCCGTGGTATTTGACCAGGCAGAGAACCGCCTGCACGCACAGAAGGCCCTTATCCTTAAACTGATGGCATAA
- a CDS encoding J domain-containing protein, whose product MVKIKGHEIDPIIIKSAGNRRAMQFKNNIITVLRKIGINENDVDIPLERVAMKKAKASATWYLSDHRMHYSHNLQSRYVENLHMLFKVIEIEANRVISGDITLSDFILEFKEDSDVYDKRKEAREFFECDHDESDFEVINKKYKLMAKELHPDMPTGDTEKFKKLNIAHKILKRELT is encoded by the coding sequence ATGGTAAAAATAAAAGGACACGAGATCGATCCCATCATAATAAAGAGTGCTGGCAATCGAAGAGCTATGCAATTTAAGAATAATATTATTACTGTATTAAGAAAGATCGGTATTAACGAAAATGATGTTGATATTCCTCTCGAACGTGTCGCGATGAAAAAGGCTAAAGCTTCTGCAACCTGGTACCTATCGGACCATCGAATGCACTACAGCCATAATCTCCAAAGTAGATACGTAGAAAATCTTCATATGTTATTCAAGGTAATCGAGATCGAAGCAAATCGTGTCATTTCCGGGGACATCACATTATCCGATTTTATATTAGAGTTCAAAGAGGATTCCGATGTTTATGATAAGCGCAAAGAGGCGCGGGAATTTTTTGAATGTGACCATGATGAGAGCGATTTTGAGGTCATTAATAAAAAATATAAGTTGATGGCAAAAGAGTTGCACCCGGATATGCCAACCGGAGACACTGAGAAATTCAAGAAGCTAAATATTGCACATAAGATACTGAAGAGAGAATTGACATAA
- a CDS encoding flavodoxin family protein, translating into MKVVAFNGSPRKEGNTSRLIGHVLEELEKEGIETEMIQLGGSAIRGCTACMKCFDKKDKRCVIENDIINECIEKMIEADGIIIATPTYFADLSAETKALVERAGFVGKANGELFKRKVGAAVVAVRRAGGIHAFDSINHFFTISEMIIPGSSYWNVGIGLTPGDVESDGEGMQTMETLGKNMAWLMEKIRD; encoded by the coding sequence ATGAAAGTTGTTGCATTCAATGGAAGTCCCAGAAAAGAAGGGAATACATCACGCCTTATCGGACATGTACTGGAAGAACTTGAGAAGGAAGGAATTGAGACTGAAATGATCCAGCTTGGTGGTAGTGCTATTCGTGGCTGTACCGCCTGCATGAAATGTTTTGATAAAAAGGACAAGCGTTGTGTCATTGAGAATGATATTATCAATGAATGTATTGAAAAGATGATCGAAGCCGATGGCATCATCATTGCAACACCTACATATTTTGCAGACCTGAGTGCAGAAACAAAAGCCCTGGTCGAAAGAGCCGGATTTGTTGGTAAAGCAAATGGAGAGCTTTTCAAACGCAAGGTCGGAGCAGCTGTAGTGGCTGTAAGGAGAGCAGGGGGAATCCATGCTTTTGATTCCATCAACCATTTCTTCACGATCTCTGAAATGATTATTCCGGGTTCAAGTTACTGGAACGTAGGAATAGGACTCACGCCGGGAGATGTTGAGTCAGACGGAGAAGGCATGCAGACCATGGAAACCCTTGGTAAGAACATGGCGTGGCTGATGGAAAAGATCAGGGATTGA
- a CDS encoding DUF134 domain-containing protein, with protein MGRPRKRRMVNFDHNVRHFKPSGTCLKDLEEVNITIDELETLRLSYLEKMKQENAAQTMEIHQSTFQRTLQRTLQKIADALVNGKSIRVEGGDYTMPGKDGTGPMGQGPAGGQSQGQGQGRGQRGFRGGKGAGTAGPGGECKCTSCGYEQAHQPGVPCAQMTCPECGKPMVRK; from the coding sequence ATGGGACGCCCTAGAAAAAGAAGAATGGTTAATTTCGACCACAATGTAAGGCATTTCAAACCATCAGGCACTTGCCTGAAAGATCTGGAAGAGGTCAACATAACTATTGATGAACTGGAAACCCTCAGGCTGAGCTATCTTGAAAAGATGAAACAGGAAAATGCAGCTCAGACGATGGAAATACACCAGTCTACCTTTCAAAGGACGCTCCAGAGAACACTGCAGAAGATCGCAGATGCTCTTGTAAATGGAAAATCAATTCGAGTAGAAGGAGGAGACTATACAATGCCAGGAAAGGACGGAACAGGACCGATGGGTCAGGGACCAGCTGGAGGACAGAGCCAGGGTCAGGGTCAGGGTAGAGGACAGAGAGGATTCCGCGGAGGTAAAGGAGCAGGAACTGCCGGGCCCGGTGGAGAATGCAAGTGTACGAGCTGTGGTTATGAACAAGCTCACCAGCCAGGAGTTCCCTGTGCCCAGATGACCTGTCCGGAATGCGGGAAACCTATGGTCAGGAAATGA
- a CDS encoding radical SAM protein: MKSRIIYGPILSRRLGRSLGIDIIKKGEFRKNCNFDCVYCQLGHVDWKISNPTEVADPVTTEEVIDGITNYHKKVDDLDYITFSGTCEPTLNLELGNMIGQIRKISDVPICVITNSSLVSREDVRENLSKADLVVATLVSGNEDTFQAINRPAPGIELQDIIKGLRELQKMKGPKVAIEVMLLDSNNGYPTNSSDEEVTKLAEVLKYIDPDEIEVLTTSRPPAEDFTVPVPETRLKEIAKRFDEELGMERVRLVLKGLKRKRSNIKHENIVDEVYDLILRRPCTFEQVVQSLDINKVELTPIIEGLVGEQKITEILSENRTYYRAA, from the coding sequence ATGAAGTCAAGGATCATCTACGGACCAATTCTTTCAAGAAGACTTGGAAGGTCACTTGGAATTGATATTATCAAAAAGGGCGAGTTCAGGAAGAACTGCAATTTCGATTGTGTCTACTGTCAACTTGGGCATGTGGACTGGAAGATATCAAACCCAACGGAAGTTGCAGATCCTGTAACAACTGAAGAAGTGATCGATGGCATCACCAACTACCACAAGAAAGTGGATGATCTTGATTACATAACATTTTCAGGAACATGTGAACCAACACTGAACCTGGAACTGGGTAACATGATCGGACAGATAAGAAAGATCAGCGATGTTCCCATTTGTGTGATCACCAACTCATCCCTCGTGAGCAGGGAGGATGTCAGAGAAAACCTTTCAAAAGCAGATCTTGTGGTTGCTACACTGGTGTCAGGAAATGAAGATACATTTCAGGCCATCAACAGACCTGCACCCGGGATCGAACTTCAGGATATAATCAAAGGACTTCGGGAACTGCAGAAAATGAAAGGTCCGAAGGTCGCCATAGAGGTCATGCTGCTTGATTCGAACAACGGCTATCCTACTAATTCAAGCGATGAGGAGGTCACTAAGCTGGCTGAAGTCCTCAAGTACATCGATCCGGATGAGATCGAAGTGCTGACCACCAGCCGACCTCCGGCAGAGGATTTTACTGTACCTGTTCCTGAAACAAGGCTCAAGGAGATCGCAAAAAGGTTCGACGAGGAACTTGGAATGGAGAGGGTCAGACTTGTGCTTAAGGGACTGAAACGAAAGAGGTCGAACATAAAGCATGAGAACATTGTGGACGAGGTCTATGACCTCATACTTCGCAGGCCCTGCACATTTGAGCAGGTGGTGCAGTCACTGGATATCAATAAGGTGGAACTCACCCCGATAATTGAAGGGCTGGTCGGGGAACAGAAGATCACTGAGATCTTGTCTGAGAACAGGACTTATTACCGTGCAGCATAA
- a CDS encoding DUF2769 domain-containing protein gives MNDKIGRNESGGYCFHTIGKCGFINEENGCICGVCPMTEKLGIKHGYYCIRGFEKEQLGM, from the coding sequence ATGAATGATAAAATAGGAAGAAACGAATCGGGCGGATATTGTTTCCATACGATCGGTAAATGTGGCTTTATTAACGAGGAAAATGGTTGTATCTGTGGTGTTTGTCCCATGACCGAAAAACTGGGTATTAAGCACGGATACTATTGCATACGTGGTTTTGAAAAAGAACAGCTTGGGATGTAA